A part of Patescibacteria group bacterium genomic DNA contains:
- a CDS encoding replication-associated recombination protein A: METRKETNRTNISPLADRMRPVDLEEMVGQVKVAGKEAMLRRAIEAGEVPSMILWGPPGSGKTTLARLIAGYLKAEFIQFSAVTSGVRDLRKIIDRARENLLYDKKTILFIDEIHRWNKAQQDALLPHVENGTIVFIGTTTENPSFEVRPALLSRCRVFVLEQLSESELEVIIKRALADTERGLGAKKIKISDDNIKMIAKMSNGDARTALNVLEYASNITNEICEKEIEEAFQKSHLLYDKDGEEHYNIISALHKSLRGSDADAGLYYLARMLEGGEDPLYIARRLVRFASEDIGLANSRALEQAVAAYQACHFIGMPECGVVLAQVVVYLAKCKKSNELYIAYGQATSDVHEHGNLPTPLHIRNAPTKLMKDLGYGKDYKYSPKFDYKEEQEYFPDKLKGKKYLKG; encoded by the coding sequence ATGGAAACGAGAAAAGAAACAAATCGTACGAATATTTCACCCTTAGCCGACCGGATGCGGCCGGTCGATTTGGAAGAAATGGTGGGACAGGTCAAAGTGGCCGGCAAGGAAGCTATGCTTCGGCGCGCCATTGAAGCCGGCGAGGTGCCGTCCATGATTTTGTGGGGGCCGCCGGGTTCGGGAAAAACGACTTTAGCCCGTCTGATTGCCGGATATTTAAAAGCCGAATTTATCCAGTTTTCGGCCGTAACGAGCGGCGTGAGGGACTTAAGAAAGATTATCGACCGGGCCCGGGAGAATTTGCTATACGACAAAAAAACCATCCTGTTTATCGACGAAATTCACCGCTGGAATAAAGCCCAACAGGACGCGCTTTTACCCCACGTGGAAAATGGCACGATCGTCTTTATCGGCACTACAACTGAAAACCCGAGTTTTGAAGTCAGACCGGCGTTATTATCAAGATGCCGGGTTTTTGTTTTAGAGCAATTAAGTGAATCTGAACTGGAAGTAATTATTAAGCGGGCCTTGGCTGATACTGAACGCGGGCTGGGAGCAAAAAAGATAAAAATAAGCGATGATAATATTAAAATGATCGCCAAGATGTCGAACGGCGACGCGCGTACGGCATTAAATGTTTTGGAATACGCGAGCAATATCACTAACGAAATTTGCGAAAAAGAAATTGAAGAAGCTTTTCAAAAATCCCATCTTCTTTACGACAAAGACGGGGAAGAGCACTATAATATTATTTCGGCTCTCCATAAGTCCCTGCGCGGATCAGACGCGGATGCTGGATTGTATTATCTCGCGCGGATGCTGGAAGGCGGAGAAGATCCCTTGTATATCGCCCGGCGCCTGGTGCGTTTCGCTTCGGAAGACATTGGCCTCGCCAATTCCCGGGCTTTAGAACAAGCGGTAGCGGCTTACCAGGCTTGCCATTTTATCGGCATGCCGGAATGCGGCGTGGTTCTAGCGCAGGTAGTGGTTTACCTGGCTAAGTGCAAGAAATCGAACGAACTCTATATTGCTTATGGCCAGGCTACTAGCGACGTGCATGAGCATGGCAACCTGCCTACGCCTTTGCATATCCGAAACGCCCCGACTAAACTGATGAAAGACTTGGGGTACGGCAAAGACTATAAATATTCGCCTAAATTCGATTACAAAGAAGAGCAGGAGTATTTTCCTGACAAGCTCAAAGGAAAAAAGTATTTAAAAGGATGA
- a CDS encoding glycosyltransferase family 4 protein, with protein sequence MRILIFSTAYLPFIGGAELAVREITNHLAAKVKNGQPKYGFDLITSRLDRKCRRRERIENVSVFRVGFGNRFDKFLLPFLGLIKAVRLNRKNSYEIIWAVMASQGGITASFFKLIFPKKIMLLNMQEGDSEEHLRRYSLGSDTLFKIFVQPFHRLVIKKADSITAISNDLGKRAKNSGAGCDIKIVPNGVDINKFERKNPPPLSEELEIIYNLKASLGILKDEKIITTVSRLVKKNGLEDLIRGIKLLADSEAGENSSFKLLIIGTGELEKILKSMVRESGLENKVIFIGKVPNDEVPKYLWISDIFIRPSLTEGLGNVFLEAMAAGLPVVATPVGGIVDFLKDGETGVFCRPGDPQSIKESLVRILNDETLKQKLAANGKKLVREKYDWDIIASKMDDIFSNLVYNNRV encoded by the coding sequence ATGAGAATATTAATTTTTTCCACTGCCTATTTGCCGTTTATTGGAGGGGCGGAATTAGCGGTAAGGGAAATTACTAATCATCTCGCGGCTAAAGTTAAAAACGGCCAGCCTAAGTATGGGTTTGACCTCATAACCTCCCGGCTGGATAGAAAATGCCGGCGCCGGGAAAGGATAGAAAATGTTAGCGTTTTCCGGGTAGGTTTTGGCAATCGGTTCGATAAATTTCTTCTGCCTTTTTTAGGACTTATCAAAGCAGTAAGACTAAACCGCAAAAATAGCTACGAAATCATTTGGGCGGTTATGGCTAGCCAGGGCGGAATTACCGCTTCTTTTTTTAAGCTGATTTTTCCCAAAAAGATAATGCTTCTAAATATGCAGGAAGGGGATTCTGAAGAGCACTTAAGGCGCTACTCTTTGGGAAGCGATACACTGTTCAAAATTTTTGTACAGCCTTTTCACCGGCTAGTAATTAAAAAGGCAGACTCTATAACAGCGATATCCAACGACCTGGGGAAGCGGGCAAAAAACAGCGGCGCGGGATGCGATATAAAAATCGTCCCGAATGGGGTAGATATTAATAAATTCGAAAGGAAAAATCCGCCGCCCCTTTCAGAAGAATTGGAAATTATATATAATCTGAAAGCCTCGCTGGGAATATTGAAAGATGAAAAAATTATAACCACCGTATCCCGGCTGGTTAAAAAAAACGGCTTGGAGGACTTGATCAGGGGAATCAAATTGTTAGCGGATTCGGAGGCCGGGGAAAACTCTAGCTTTAAACTGTTAATCATCGGAACCGGCGAACTGGAAAAGATCTTAAAATCGATGGTGCGCGAATCCGGATTAGAAAACAAAGTAATTTTTATCGGCAAGGTCCCTAATGATGAAGTGCCGAAATATCTCTGGATAAGCGATATTTTCATCAGGCCTTCGCTCACAGAAGGGCTGGGAAATGTATTTTTGGAGGCTATGGCCGCCGGTTTGCCGGTCGTCGCCACTCCGGTCGGAGGAATAGTGGATTTCTTAAAAGACGGCGAAACCGGAGTTTTTTGCCGTCCTGGCGATCCTCAAAGCATTAAGGAAAGCCTGGTTAGGATCTTAAATGATGAAACTTTAAAGCAAAAGCTGGCCGCAAACGGTAAAAAATTGGTCAGAGAAAAATATGATTGGGATATAATTGCCTCGAAAATGGATGATATTTTTTCCAATCTCGTATATAATAATAGAGTATAA
- a CDS encoding DUF167 domain-containing protein yields MLEPFKKQFKEKGEVYLRVKVRTGAGKTAVREVLEGEEGKTIKIDVAAQPVKGRANEALVKYLRKEFLAVNVKIISGAGEKIKLLKVSRAA; encoded by the coding sequence ATGCTAGAGCCATTTAAGAAACAATTTAAGGAAAAAGGAGAAGTATACTTAAGGGTAAAAGTGAGAACCGGAGCCGGGAAAACCGCGGTCCGCGAAGTTTTGGAAGGCGAAGAAGGAAAAACAATAAAGATTGACGTGGCCGCCCAGCCGGTAAAAGGCCGGGCAAACGAAGCACTGGTGAAATATTTAAGAAAAGAATTTTTAGCCGTAAACGTCAAGATTATAAGCGGAGCCGGCGAGAAGATAAAGTTATTAAAAGTTTCAAGGGCGGCCTAA
- a CDS encoding polyphenol oxidase family protein → MLFNFSNIIWGVSEKKDGSMKLFKDQEPEENILNRENFFRLRQIENSRVISAENTHGINISRVSVLEGGRMIDNVDGLLTRDKAILSVTIADCMAIFIFDPEKKAAGIVHAGWRGLARGIGKEAVKRIKEEFGSREKDLYFFVGPHLKNCHFEIKEDLMEEFKHYGSGVIRRGGKYFLDMPAVLKTQLKTAGVPEKNIRISGKCTHCLDSKYFSFRREKAKPLKAMIAYIGIK, encoded by the coding sequence ATGCTTTTTAATTTTTCAAATATAATTTGGGGCGTCTCGGAGAAAAAAGACGGGTCAATGAAGCTTTTTAAGGATCAGGAGCCGGAAGAAAATATTTTAAACCGGGAGAATTTTTTCAGGCTCCGCCAAATTGAAAATTCCCGGGTAATCTCGGCGGAAAATACCCACGGAATAAATATCAGCCGGGTATCAGTATTGGAAGGCGGCCGTATGATTGATAATGTTGACGGGCTGTTGACCCGCGATAAGGCAATATTAAGCGTTACCATAGCGGACTGCATGGCAATTTTTATCTTTGATCCGGAAAAGAAAGCGGCCGGCATCGTCCATGCAGGCTGGCGCGGCCTCGCCAGGGGAATCGGCAAAGAAGCCGTAAAAAGGATAAAGGAAGAATTCGGCTCCCGGGAAAAGGATTTATATTTCTTTGTCGGACCGCATCTGAAAAATTGCCACTTTGAAATTAAGGAAGATTTAATGGAAGAATTTAAACATTACGGCAGCGGGGTTATAAGGCGCGGCGGCAAATATTTTTTAGACATGCCGGCAGTTTTAAAAACCCAGCTAAAAACCGCGGGCGTTCCGGAAAAGAATATCAGGATAAGCGGCAAATGCACCCATTGCCTGGATAGTAAATATTTTTCTTTTCGCCGCGAAAAAGCGAAGCCTTTAAAAGCGATGATTGCCTATATCGGAATAAAATAA
- the uppS gene encoding polyprenyl diphosphate synthase — MEKNIPNHIGIIMDGNRRWAAERNLPYQEGHIKCYEKMGLSSQWFFSRGVKALSFFAFSAESWDRPAEEVNCLMKILRQAIEKEAEQAVEKEYRLIFSGRVGELPGDLPQAVQVAADKTKDGKAGTINICLNYGGRAELVDAIKKMIKNNVLEDQVHEGIIKKYLYNGELPDPDIVVRTSGVEKVSGFLLWEGANSEILFLKKNWPEFEPADADYILNEFNRRRN; from the coding sequence ATGGAAAAAAATATCCCCAACCATATCGGAATAATCATGGACGGAAACCGGCGCTGGGCGGCCGAACGGAATTTGCCATACCAGGAAGGGCATATCAAATGCTATGAAAAAATGGGCTTGTCTTCCCAATGGTTTTTTTCGCGGGGAGTAAAGGCGCTTTCGTTTTTCGCTTTTTCCGCCGAGAGCTGGGACCGTCCGGCCGAAGAGGTAAATTGTCTGATGAAAATTTTGCGGCAGGCCATAGAAAAAGAAGCCGAGCAGGCGGTGGAAAAGGAATATCGCCTTATCTTTAGCGGGCGGGTCGGCGAACTGCCCGGAGATTTACCGCAAGCGGTGCAAGTTGCGGCCGACAAGACTAAAGACGGCAAAGCCGGGACTATCAACATTTGCCTAAATTACGGCGGCCGGGCAGAGCTGGTTGACGCTATAAAAAAAATGATTAAAAACAATGTTTTGGAAGACCAGGTGCACGAAGGGATAATAAAGAAATATTTGTATAATGGAGAGCTCCCGGATCCGGATATAGTTGTCCGTACTTCAGGCGTAGAAAAAGTTTCCGGGTTTCTGCTTTGGGAAGGCGCTAATTCCGAGATACTGTTTTTAAAAAAGAACTGGCCCGAATTCGAACCCGCTGACGCGGATTATATTCTTAATGAATTTAATAGGAGGCGAAATTAA
- a CDS encoding NAD-dependent epimerase/dehydratase family protein, translating to MAKCLVTGGAGFIGSNLVDALIDRGDEVIVVDNLATGKKENINSKAEFFELDLRDYEKIKPLFHGVDYVFHEAALARVQPSIEEPLKYHDYNVNAVVNVLEAARQAGVKKVVYASSSSIYGDQEKMPLTEDMPAIPISPYALQKWIGEEYCRLFSFVYKLPTVCLRYFNVYGPRMATEGAYASVISIFGQQRQKGEAMTVAGDGTHFRTYTYVKDIVRGNLLAAESDICDGQAMNTGQSTEYNVNDIAKMFGGPTINLPERIEPVRNLCSNTKAKKLLGWEPTMDLPEWLEIYKKEMGI from the coding sequence ATGGCAAAATGTTTAGTTACCGGCGGCGCCGGATTTATCGGATCTAACTTAGTCGACGCTTTAATCGATCGGGGGGACGAGGTAATTGTAGTTGATAATTTGGCTACCGGCAAAAAAGAGAATATTAATTCCAAAGCCGAGTTTTTCGAATTGGATTTAAGGGATTATGAGAAAATAAAACCTCTGTTTCATGGAGTCGATTATGTTTTTCATGAAGCGGCGTTAGCGAGAGTTCAGCCATCAATTGAAGAGCCGCTAAAATACCATGATTACAACGTCAATGCCGTGGTTAACGTCTTGGAGGCGGCTAGGCAGGCGGGAGTGAAAAAGGTGGTTTACGCATCTTCGTCTTCCATATACGGAGACCAGGAAAAAATGCCTTTAACCGAAGATATGCCGGCTATCCCCATATCGCCTTACGCGCTCCAAAAATGGATCGGTGAAGAATATTGCCGTTTGTTTAGCTTTGTGTATAAATTGCCGACAGTATGTTTGAGGTATTTTAACGTATACGGTCCGCGCATGGCTACTGAAGGGGCTTACGCTTCCGTGATTAGTATTTTCGGCCAGCAGCGTCAGAAGGGGGAAGCGATGACCGTCGCCGGCGACGGAACGCACTTCAGAACTTATACTTATGTTAAAGACATAGTCAGAGGCAACTTGCTGGCTGCCGAAAGCGATATCTGCGACGGGCAAGCCATGAACACCGGACAAAGCACAGAGTATAACGTAAATGACATTGCCAAGATGTTCGGGGGCCCGACAATCAATCTCCCGGAAAGGATAGAACCGGTTAGAAATTTATGCTCCAACACTAAAGCTAAAAAACTTTTGGGATGGGAACCGACTATGGATTTGCCCGAGTGGCTGGAGATTTATAAGAAAGAGATGGGGATTTAG
- the murJ gene encoding murein biosynthesis integral membrane protein MurJ: MRRIQKIINGKIDSIAMAAALVAFFSLVSRLLGIFRDRILAGEFGAGDTLDIYYAAFRIPDLIFNLLVLGALSAGFIPVFTGLIKKKAKEENDRYKKYKEAWELSNNILNFIVLSLLALTAIGIIAAPWIMKVITPGFSQEKLKLTVGLTQIMFLSPLFLGISSVLGGILQSFKRFFVYSLAPIFYNVGIILGALFLTPRFGVYGLAIGVVLGALMHMLVQLPSVFNLGYRYQRLLDWKDAGFKKIIRMMGPRTMSLAIAQINLVVLTIIASTLKSGSLSVFNLANNLQSFPIGIFGISYAVAAFPTLALNAFDREKLKASFSSALRQILFFIIPSTVLLLALRAQIVRVILGSGHFDWEDTIMTIDTLAFFTIGLWAQALIPLLIRVFYARHDSRTPFYIGLFSVFINIGLSLWLPKIIICKVLLSPFGGVSACLPLGVAGLALAFSISSIINFILLWILLRMEVGSLDGKRIFISTAKLSLAAAGSGASIQAVKSLVWPYISMSTFLGVLIQGAVAGLGGIIAFLILCYILRSEEFFSFWNSFRRRVNWGKVETDDSSEARGI, translated from the coding sequence ATGAGGCGCATCCAAAAAATTATTAACGGAAAAATAGATTCAATCGCCATGGCCGCCGCCCTGGTCGCTTTTTTTTCTTTGGTAAGCCGGCTTTTGGGAATTTTCCGCGACCGGATTTTGGCCGGAGAATTCGGCGCCGGCGATACCCTGGATATTTACTATGCCGCCTTTCGGATTCCCGACCTGATATTTAACCTGCTTGTTTTAGGCGCACTGTCAGCCGGATTCATCCCTGTCTTCACCGGACTTATAAAAAAGAAAGCCAAAGAAGAAAATGACCGGTATAAAAAATACAAGGAGGCCTGGGAGCTTTCCAATAATATTTTAAATTTTATTGTATTAAGCTTGCTGGCTTTAACGGCGATAGGAATAATCGCCGCGCCTTGGATCATGAAAGTTATTACCCCCGGATTTAGCCAGGAAAAATTAAAGCTTACCGTCGGCTTGACCCAAATTATGTTCTTGTCCCCGCTTTTTTTAGGGATCTCCAGCGTCTTGGGCGGGATTCTCCAATCGTTCAAGCGCTTCTTCGTATATTCGCTGGCGCCGATTTTTTACAATGTCGGAATTATTTTAGGCGCGTTATTTTTGACTCCGCGATTCGGAGTTTACGGCCTGGCTATAGGCGTAGTTTTGGGGGCGCTTATGCATATGCTGGTCCAGCTGCCGTCGGTCTTTAACCTGGGTTATCGTTATCAGCGTCTGCTCGACTGGAAGGACGCGGGGTTTAAAAAAATTATCCGCATGATGGGCCCAAGAACCATGTCTTTGGCGATTGCCCAGATAAATTTAGTCGTTTTGACCATAATCGCCTCAACCTTAAAAAGCGGCTCGCTTTCGGTATTCAACCTGGCTAATAATTTGCAGTCTTTTCCTATTGGAATTTTCGGCATCTCTTACGCGGTCGCCGCTTTTCCGACCCTGGCCCTAAACGCCTTTGACCGGGAAAAATTAAAGGCCAGCTTTTCTTCAGCGCTTAGGCAAATTTTGTTTTTTATTATCCCTTCAACCGTCTTGCTTTTAGCCCTGCGCGCGCAAATTGTCCGCGTAATTTTAGGCTCCGGGCATTTTGATTGGGAAGATACGATCATGACTATTGATACGCTGGCCTTCTTTACCATTGGTTTATGGGCCCAGGCGCTGATTCCGCTTTTAATCCGGGTGTTTTACGCGCGCCACGACAGCCGGACGCCGTTTTATATCGGACTTTTTTCCGTGTTTATTAATATCGGCTTGTCTCTTTGGCTGCCGAAAATAATAATTTGCAAAGTGCTATTAAGCCCCTTTGGCGGGGTCTCGGCCTGCCTGCCTTTGGGCGTTGCCGGGCTGGCTTTGGCCTTTTCCATTTCCAGCATCATTAATTTTATTCTTCTCTGGATTTTATTAAGGATGGAGGTAGGAAGCCTGGATGGAAAAAGAATCTTCATATCAACCGCGAAGCTCTCATTGGCCGCCGCCGGTTCCGGCGCGAGCATTCAGGCGGTTAAATCTCTAGTCTGGCCGTATATCAGCATGAGCACTTTTTTAGGCGTCTTGATCCAGGGCGCGGTGGCCGGCTTAGGCGGGATAATCGCGTTTTTAATTTTATGTTATATTTTAAGAAGCGAAGAATTTTTTTCTTTTTGGAATTCATTCCGGCGCCGGGTTAACTGGGGCAAGGTGGAAACCGACGATTCAAGCGAAGCGCGGGGGATTTAA
- a CDS encoding glycosyltransferase → MAKVKKSASPAGKILYLITQSELGGAQSYIFDLAKNLKEEYEISVAFGLSRNRRGEPGEAGELAKALKSEEISAFFLPHLKRRICPRNDLWAYFEIKALIKKLEPDIIHLNSSKISILGSLAARAVKSKKTQIIYTAHGWVFNEPMSGIKKAFYKWAEKFTARYKDKIICVSEFDRQAALKEEIAPAEKLVTIHNGIGEINFLTKEDARQKLNLPPDSLVIGSIGNLYKTKGFEYFIEAAASLLKSQLSGQTKAQAGQTARSPLAFIIIGEGGERKNLEALINKHHLEKQFILAGRISDASRLLKAFDVYVSSSVKEGLSYTLIEAVQAGLPIVATEVGGNPEVLAGYSADLVEPGDSQALAEKISRHLGRPFPIKKIPQGFTLREMLEKTKKIYASSF, encoded by the coding sequence ATGGCAAAAGTCAAAAAATCCGCCTCCCCGGCGGGTAAAATCCTCTACCTTATTACCCAATCCGAGCTGGGCGGCGCGCAAAGCTATATTTTTGATTTGGCTAAAAACCTTAAGGAAGAGTACGAAATTAGCGTGGCTTTTGGCCTGTCCCGCAATCGGCGGGGCGAGCCGGGCGAGGCTGGGGAGCTGGCTAAAGCCTTAAAAAGCGAAGAAATTAGCGCTTTTTTCCTACCCCATCTTAAGCGCCGTATTTGCCCTCGAAATGACCTTTGGGCCTACTTTGAAATCAAGGCTTTAATCAAAAAATTAGAGCCGGATATAATCCATTTGAATAGCTCTAAGATCTCCATTCTTGGCTCTTTAGCGGCAAGGGCAGTAAAATCCAAAAAGACCCAGATAATCTATACTGCCCACGGCTGGGTCTTTAACGAGCCTATGTCGGGGATTAAAAAAGCCTTTTACAAATGGGCGGAAAAATTTACGGCCCGTTATAAAGATAAAATAATCTGCGTTTCCGAATTCGACCGGCAAGCCGCGCTAAAGGAAGAAATCGCTCCAGCGGAAAAGCTAGTCACTATCCATAACGGCATCGGCGAAATTAATTTCTTAACTAAAGAAGATGCCCGCCAAAAATTAAATCTTCCGCCAGACAGCTTGGTAATCGGCTCCATCGGTAATTTATATAAGACTAAAGGCTTTGAATATTTTATTGAAGCGGCCGCGAGTCTATTAAAAAGCCAGCTCTCCGGCCAAACCAAAGCCCAGGCTGGACAGACTGCGCGTTCTCCGCTCGCCTTTATCATCATCGGCGAAGGCGGAGAAAGAAAAAATCTTGAGGCTTTGATAAATAAACATCATCTGGAAAAACAGTTTATTCTGGCTGGCCGCATTTCGGACGCCTCGCGCCTTTTAAAAGCTTTTGATGTTTATGTTTCTTCTTCAGTTAAAGAAGGCTTGTCTTACACCTTGATCGAAGCAGTTCAGGCAGGACTGCCTATAGTCGCTACCGAGGTCGGCGGCAATCCGGAGGTTTTAGCCGGTTATAGCGCTGACCTTGTTGAACCCGGCGATTCTCAAGCCCTCGCCGAAAAAATCAGCCGCCATCTTGGGCGTCCTTTTCCAATAAAAAAAATACCCCAAGGTTTTACTCTTCGGGAAATGCTTGAGAAGACAAAAAAAATCTACGCTTCATCCTTTTAA
- a CDS encoding UDP-glucuronic acid decarboxylase family protein, which produces MKRILVTGGAGFIGSHLCRRLLQDGNEVICVDNFYTGCKENIADLMDNKYFELVRHDITFPLYLEVDEIYNLACPASPVQYQLDPVQTTKTSVHGSINMLGLAKRLSAKILQASTSEVYGDPIVHPQTEAYWGNVNPVGPRSCYDEGKRCAETLFFDYWRQHKLDIRVVRIFNTYGPNMHPNDGRVVSNFIVQALRGEDLTVYGDGSQTRSFQYVDDLIDGIIKMMNNKKGLIGPVNIGNPGEFSIKKLAEEVIRLTGGKSKIIYKELPEDDPKQRQPDISLAKKELGWEPKVALEQGLIKTIEYFKPIVKK; this is translated from the coding sequence ATGAAACGCATTTTAGTCACTGGAGGAGCAGGGTTTATCGGTTCGCATTTATGCCGCCGGCTGCTTCAAGACGGGAATGAAGTAATCTGCGTTGATAATTTTTATACCGGCTGCAAGGAAAATATTGCCGACTTAATGGATAATAAATATTTTGAGCTGGTAAGGCATGACATTACTTTTCCCTTGTACCTGGAGGTGGACGAAATCTATAATCTGGCCTGCCCGGCTTCGCCGGTCCAATACCAGCTCGATCCCGTCCAAACAACCAAGACGTCAGTCCACGGCTCAATTAATATGCTCGGCCTGGCTAAAAGGCTCTCCGCGAAGATCCTTCAGGCCTCAACCTCGGAAGTTTACGGCGATCCGATTGTCCACCCCCAAACCGAAGCCTATTGGGGGAACGTCAACCCGGTCGGGCCCCGCTCCTGCTACGATGAAGGCAAGCGCTGCGCCGAAACTTTGTTTTTCGATTACTGGCGCCAGCACAAGCTGGATATTCGGGTCGTAAGGATTTTTAACACTTACGGGCCGAATATGCACCCGAATGACGGGCGGGTAGTTTCCAATTTTATTGTCCAGGCTTTGCGCGGTGAAGATTTGACGGTTTATGGCGATGGCTCTCAAACCCGTTCTTTCCAGTACGTGGACGATTTAATTGACGGAATAATCAAGATGATGAATAACAAAAAAGGTTTGATTGGGCCGGTAAATATCGGTAATCCTGGCGAATTTTCAATAAAAAAGCTGGCGGAAGAAGTTATAAGATTAACAGGCGGAAAAAGCAAAATCATCTACAAGGAATTGCCCGAAGACGACCCGAAGCAAAGGCAACCCGACATCAGCCTCGCAAAAAAAGAGCTCGGCTGGGAGCCCAAAGTCGCTTTAGAACAAGGCCTCATAAAGACTATCGAATATTTTAAGCCGATAGTAAAAAAATAA
- a CDS encoding aminotransferase class I/II-fold pyridoxal phosphate-dependent enzyme encodes MLNSWLPKGGENIFQKVKRERAEAEAAGIKLWPLSFGQPTGPALLAARKKAAEAVMSEDESLHEYQDNGSPGVGDFARRFIAAHFDKETAKRITGQANFDFLPTPGTKSMLGLVPMACGFIRDKKTRQAINPELQVATMTEPGYPTPAVWCDYLGAKNYSLKTTPENQFIFSLDGIQPGTKLIMANYPHNPTGQVADKNFWRSLCAYCAEHGIRLFNDAAYAILTFTDAAATLAEIAIEFPELSWAEAYSSSKVIANGTGWRIGAITGSKDFIEDIRTIKGNTDSGFFAPAAAGVLSCMEEDMPAITANRDTYARRLELLCGLLTERGMKLAVRPKATFFTTWLAPKTAFGRKIGNAGEFNKLMIENTGIVGIPFEPYLRYTVTNPIEKKEWTEAIKKAFDQAKVSY; translated from the coding sequence ATGCTAAATTCATGGCTGCCTAAAGGCGGGGAAAATATCTTCCAAAAGGTTAAGCGCGAAAGAGCCGAAGCCGAAGCGGCAGGCATTAAGCTATGGCCTTTGTCTTTTGGCCAGCCGACTGGTCCAGCTTTGCTTGCCGCCAGGAAAAAGGCGGCCGAAGCCGTCATGTCGGAAGACGAGTCCTTGCATGAATACCAGGACAACGGCTCGCCCGGCGTTGGCGATTTTGCCCGGCGTTTTATCGCCGCCCATTTCGATAAAGAAACGGCTAAAAGGATTACAGGCCAAGCCAATTTTGATTTTCTTCCGACCCCCGGAACTAAATCCATGCTGGGCCTTGTTCCGATGGCCTGCGGATTTATCCGGGACAAGAAAACCCGGCAGGCTATCAACCCGGAATTACAGGTAGCAACTATGACCGAGCCCGGCTACCCTACGCCGGCGGTTTGGTGCGACTATCTGGGAGCTAAAAATTATTCTTTAAAAACCACGCCGGAAAATCAATTCATTTTTTCTTTAGACGGCATCCAGCCCGGCACGAAGTTAATCATGGCCAATTATCCCCATAATCCGACCGGACAGGTAGCCGACAAAAACTTTTGGCGCTCGCTTTGCGCTTATTGCGCCGAACATGGCATCAGGCTGTTTAACGACGCGGCTTATGCCATTCTTACATTCACTGACGCGGCCGCCACCCTAGCGGAAATAGCGATAGAGTTCCCCGAACTGTCCTGGGCCGAGGCTTATTCTTCTTCCAAAGTAATCGCCAACGGAACCGGCTGGCGCATTGGAGCCATTACCGGCTCTAAAGATTTTATTGAAGACATCCGAACCATTAAAGGCAATACTGACTCGGGATTTTTCGCGCCGGCAGCGGCCGGGGTGCTTTCTTGCATGGAAGAAGATATGCCAGCCATAACAGCCAACCGGGATACTTATGCCCGCCGGCTGGAACTTTTATGCGGTTTGTTAACCGAACGCGGGATGAAACTGGCGGTAAGGCCCAAAGCCACTTTTTTTACCACCTGGCTTGCTCCTAAAACCGCTTTTGGCCGGAAAATCGGGAACGCCGGAGAATTCAATAAACTGATGATCGAAAATACCGGCATTGTCGGTATCCCCTTTGAACCTTATCTCCGCTACACGGTCACCAATCCGATCGAAAAAAAAGAATGGACCGAGGCCATAAAAAAAGCTTTTGATCAGGCCAAAGTTTCTTACTAG